From one bacterium HR11 genomic stretch:
- the wecB gene encoding UDP-N-acetylglucosamine 2-epimerase produces the protein MGRRRILVVFGTRPEAIKLAPVVHGIRQVPDLEAVVCVTGQHREMLDQALAFFQVRPDFDLAIMQPDQSLYEVTANAIQRLEEVVVRVRPDWVVVQGDTTTTLMGALAAYYARVPVAHVEAGLRTNDKYAPFPEEMNRRLTSHIADVHFAPTERARQNLLREGIAPATVFVTGNTVIDALLWAVRRVQEDPTWVDPLVWDGLGTETRRVVLVTAHRREAFGEGLREIGRAVRDLAHRHPDCVFVWPVHLNPNVRQAVAEVLGPVVRPRRYGDRSYWSGGNIWLLEPVDYPTLVWLLNRSYLVLTDSGGIQEEAPTLGKPVLVLRDVTERPEGVEAGTALLVGPHYERILQTVEALLTDAEAYERISRAVNPYGDGRAAERIVHILREIRG, from the coding sequence GTGGGTCGACGGCGGATTTTGGTCGTCTTTGGGACGCGGCCGGAGGCGATCAAGCTGGCGCCGGTCGTGCACGGGATCCGACAGGTCCCGGACCTGGAGGCGGTCGTCTGTGTGACGGGCCAGCATCGGGAGATGCTGGACCAGGCCCTGGCTTTTTTTCAAGTCCGGCCCGACTTTGACCTGGCCATCATGCAACCGGATCAGAGTCTCTACGAAGTCACGGCGAATGCGATCCAACGGCTGGAGGAGGTCGTCGTCCGGGTCCGGCCCGACTGGGTCGTCGTGCAGGGAGACACGACGACGACCCTGATGGGGGCCCTGGCGGCCTACTATGCCCGGGTGCCGGTCGCCCACGTGGAGGCCGGCTTACGGACGAACGACAAGTATGCGCCCTTTCCGGAGGAGATGAACCGTCGTCTGACGAGTCACATCGCCGACGTCCACTTCGCCCCGACGGAGCGGGCCCGGCAGAACCTGCTTCGGGAGGGAATCGCCCCGGCGACCGTCTTTGTCACGGGGAACACGGTCATCGACGCCCTCCTGTGGGCGGTCCGGCGGGTTCAGGAGGACCCGACGTGGGTGGACCCCCTGGTGTGGGATGGGCTGGGGACGGAGACCCGACGGGTCGTGTTGGTCACGGCCCATCGGCGGGAGGCCTTCGGCGAGGGCCTTCGGGAGATCGGTCGAGCGGTCCGAGACCTGGCGCATCGGCATCCGGACTGTGTCTTCGTTTGGCCGGTCCATCTGAATCCGAACGTCCGGCAGGCCGTCGCCGAGGTGTTGGGACCCGTCGTCCGGCCCCGTCGATACGGGGATCGGTCCTACTGGAGCGGGGGCAACATCTGGCTGTTGGAACCCGTCGACTATCCGACGCTGGTGTGGTTGCTGAACCGGTCTTATTTGGTCCTGACCGACTCGGGGGGCATTCAGGAAGAAGCGCCCACGTTGGGGAAACCGGTCCTCGTCTTGCGGGACGTGACGGAGCGGCCGGAGGGCGTCGAGGCCGGGACGGCTCTGCTGGTGGGTCCGCACTACGAACGGATCTTGCAGACGGTGGAAGCCCTGCTGACGGATGCAGAAGCCTATGAGCGGATCAGCCGGGCCGTCAATCCTTACGGGGACGGGCGGGCGGCGGAGCGGATCGTGCATATTCTCAGGGAGATAAGGGGATAG